The genomic DNA aacttaccccgccttcccctacaagtgcatgtataagaactaataaaccctgaaaacaaccattattgagaatgaaaagctaaaactacaaggcaaaccccgattttgtaaataggcgtcttatagacacctaaatagtacacataagtgtatgggatgaaattaagatggtatttccggtcactttatatttcaatttttgaagcactaaataattattttcgaacacaattttttctgggcttcattttggtaacatatcacagacacaggtgacaagtgtgaccttctagctcatattttttaaaagtcaaaccattgttaaccaatcactttaagaaacATCATTCCGATGTGCTAAAAGCTATATAAATGTAGAATATTATTTAACTATCAATTAAATCTCTGTTGCAGCATCCTACTCTGGGAGAAGAGGAATGTCATAGGAATCCATTGTGTTGTCCATTATCATCAacagacttttttttcatatgaagtGGCATCACAACAGTTTATAAGCTGAAAGATACCCAGCTGTATGAtcttcatacattttttttgtaattttttttctttacaattacCATCAAATTCAAACTGAAAGTTTGACTCTCTGAGAGGTTACACTGCACAGCCTCTATAAGTAATTTTTGGACACTGGGGATACGGGTGTAAGAAGTCAGTGTCCATACAAAAACCCAGGGATATAGAATCCCAAGAGACTCTTAATCAAGATGGGggaagagaaaggaagagatgaCAGCAGTGAGATCGGGCCAGGCCAGATGTATCAGCATTACATCATCATGGAAGACCTACTTGATAAACTCAAGGTACTTGTAATACTTTGTctatattaaagataaatgaaagaagTTGTAGCCGTGGTTGCAGTAAACATTGATTTCATATAAAGTAACTGTAAAACCAAGTTCAATTAAACCCATTTTCATCCCAAGTTTAGACTGATCTTGgattcaagttcaagttcatctttattggaaatttgttttgttccCAACTTTAAgtcaataaacataaaaaatgcaatattaaaCATATAAATCCATTAATAGTATACATTTATAAGAATAAGATACAGTAATAGATACCCGTTTACATAAAGACTAATTCCATAAAGCCACAAAAGCCACAAATTCATTATGAAATTGATGCTACAAGTGGCATATAAAAATCCACAGTGATATCACCATTAAAAATTTAAGCAATGGTGAAGATTTTAAAGTCTCAGGATATTTTGAGAGCATAAGTCTCTATTCACTAAAGCTTAGATTCCATAGTTAAAAATCATTGACGGATGAATAAAATTACAGCTTACAAGGTCAATCATCATAGGGGTCAATAAACTTGGATCATGGTGTGGTATCAATataaatgttgaattttcaatATAAGTTTGAAATGATAATTCACCATTTTCTGAAGCTTTGGTACATAATGGTTATGAGGTATCAGTGATGGGACAAGTATTTTTTGAGTTTACAGAGGCGATACCAAAGGTAATGATACAACTTTGACtgaaaataatgtgaaattTGAACTTGGGGAGACGGTTTTCCGAAACCCCAAATTACCGGTATATGAAATTAATACTATGTCAGGAAGTCATGGTCGAAAGTCATTTGAGGTGAAAGAACTTGTGCTTTTCTGTTCAGGGGGAGGGGCAAAGGGCAAGTTTGAAAACAAATGAGAAGAGTTGAAATTAAAGCAATCCCTATTGATTGTCCTCAAGGCACATTTAATGCCCCTTTCTTTGGCCTAAGATACTCTTTTTGCACCTTTTTAATTGTTTATGTTTGTGCAATATAATTAAGTGTACCCAATAGACCAAttttaataaagataataataataaagtatattagaaataatagtaacaataataaagatgatgataaatgatgataataataatagaaataataacaataataaggatgataataataataataatgataataataatgagccTATTTGATGGTTTGCTGGTATGCAGTTTGGAACTTATTTGTTACATGTAGAAAAAAACAACCCATTTTTGTGAGTGTAATTTTTAGAGCAGTATGTTGTAGTAGGAACTTGGCCCGTCAGGTTCACAGACTTGAGCATCAAATtaatttgttcaatgcagttttgcGGGACTCAATCATTCTTCATTGCTGTCATattgtttactattttttttcacagctTTTGAGTTATGAGGAGGAGTTCTTAAAAGAACTTGGCTTCAAGCCTCTTTCCAGGCACTACTTTGCGATTGCCACTAACCCTGGGGAGCAGTTCTACATGTTCACATCACTCTCAGCCTGGTTAATAAGTCTAAGTGGCAAGCATTTTGACAGGCCACAAGAGGTATGTAAACCTACTTCATCTGGCTATTATTAATTATTTGCAGTGTAAAATTTGTCAACAATGGGTTTTGCGTATCTGTAAATTAGCTGAATTGgagttagaccaaatgatgaTAGACAAATTGGTTGTAGATggaccagggccccgtcttacaaagagttacgattgatccgatcaatcgcgactatggacggccagcaacatcaacatctattatgcatgtttgttcaaaatattttctagctatgatgtatattcatgcattcattgttttcttgaaaattcactgcgcttttCGTTGCATACtcaggacattgtgcaaatttttcgcagaaaaaaattatgacactgatggatttccatagagttatgattcttctgatcaatcgtaactctttgtaagacggggtccaggattagaccatgttgggaggAGACCGATTGAGAAGTAGTCTGAGTAGATGTAcacataatgaaaaatattcattgttttcatgttatttggccgcatgtattttcaattttggttTATCATGATGGGGATGAATGTCGTAATTTAATAAATGCACCCCcaacatgataaacaaccttTCTATGTGTTTTGATATTTCCTATGATGTAGAATTTgtgtaaattgatttttttttacattttttatttgatattgattgtatttttaattATAAACAGAAACAAGAAAATCCCTCGGTACGAGGCCCACGTCGTGCACAACGGCACATAGCGCGAtacgcatacatgtacatacaagcAAATAGACTGCCGTGTGAAATGGGTGAATTACAGACCTTATTTGGAATCTTTTCCTTCTATAATGCTGCTCTCCTTAATTGCGCTAGACTAGCCAATTACCCCATTTTACGTCTACCGGTAATTCAGATGCGCTCCCAAACGCAATATCCAAAATCTAACATCTTGCTGAGAGTCGACGCAACTCTTTCCAtccatgggattttttttttctcaacatgATCTCGAAATTAGGGTGTGCCTTATAAACAAGTCCGCCATATACACGGTATTTAATGGTAGtcattcacaatttttttgtctttcatatTCAGTACGATGATCCAAACGCCACGATAGCAAACATCCTTGGGGAGGTCCGCCAACTGGGGGCAGCGACAGACTTCCCTCCGAACAAACTCAAGACTGGCCATGGGGAATACTGCATCTATGTCCTGGACAAGCTGGCTGATGAGGCTCTCAAGAAATCTGGATTCAAATGGGGAAAGTGAGTAAAAAATAGATATTGGTGTCTGTTTCATAAACAGTTTTAAGGAAGTATGACATATGGGTCCGCattctcaaaagaggtttcaattgtaccatggtaaAGATCCATTGACTATGGGGATTTGAATACTTAAATACTCGCATTCCCTTGCATTTGCTAAGAAAAGCCCAATTTAATGCCCACCTCTAGCTAAGGGAGCTAAAGTCATGCCTCAATGAAGAGTGAGGTCTACAAGTATTCTGTATATTCTATACTTTTTTACCATGTTGCAATTGAAATCACCTTTGATAATGTGGGCTGAAGTCATCACACTGAAAGCTAGattcaagtacatgtagtccTTCAACACTTTATAGTCCCCTTATGCTGTTTCATGAGTACTTAGAATTTTTATCTCACCAAGGGGCGCAATTTGACAGAGTTTGCATACTTATAAGTAAACATAGCACCATTAAACTTGCTGTGGTGTGAGTTTGACCAAAATTAAAATCTGATTTTCTGATCTCATAAGGATTCCACTTTGTTGTAGAGAAATCTAACGCTCCgtaacattttgaaaaagggaaatgaataataaaaataacggtatatttacccagggtagccacctcagttccgaaaactgaaaaattattacctggctaagctaggctaccgattcaggtgcacacagctttttgaggaattacttcctaccagtatccatttacctcacctggggcGAGTTCAGtacactgtggatgaattccttgctgaaggaaattacgccatggctgggatttgaacccacgaccctctgtttcaaagttcggagactaatccactgggccacaacgctccgcaTGAATTGGACATTCTCGTTTTTGAGTACTGTTGTTTCATTCAACATTGTTTGTACGCCTACTGTTTGCTGTTACATGACTGGATGAAAATATCAGTATGTGACAAGAGCAAATCTCCCGTTGGGGCGCTGTCCACATTAAATCcaattcattctttatatttattaaCTCTTTCTTTCAGGCCTTTATACCCAGAGGAGGAGACTGAGGAAGAGTCTACTGTGGATGATGATGTGGAACTCACTCTAGACAAAGTAGATGATGAAATTGCTGTAAGTTTATCACtttgcatgtttatttttattgccataATTGTCATCCCAGAGCagcatcattgtcatcatctccTCTATGATCAGTCCACACAGCTGTAATTTACAAGATAACATTGAAATGTtacactaaaaattgcaattcttGTTCTCTTatgtttgaattttttaaaatataataactcataattttttttgaaaaactgAAACTGATTTATGATTAATCATTCATGTGTAAAAATaccctcaactttgcaagttttaAAGGACTTGCCTTTCAAAAACTAAAAAACCCCCCAAAACTAGAAGGCTAAGTTCTGCCCAGTCTAATTTCCATAATCTTTGCTTAATTtggcagtgctcactcaagcatgaaaaGTTTTCCAAATGTTTTTGTGTCATCTGAAAGTTCAGTTTATtggctttctctctctcttaataAACCTTTCCCCATGATGACATACACTCAAACCTGTGTTTAGTGGCCACCGAAGGGAAAATGACAAAAGTGGCCACTATAGATAGGTGGCCACTATCGACAGGTTGGCGGTAATCTTGGATTGAAATGTATTGTAGTTTGCAATTATTGCACTGGACATAAAGTGTGTGTTTTTGATGAGTTAGACCTATTTTTTTTGGTATAGGGTATAATTGCAAAATGCATCTATTTTAATCCATCAACTTATGTTGACTGCAATTTGCATGTATGATTGTTATTTAAAGAGAAAGATTTCATGTTTAGATGCAGGACTAGCAATTCAACTACTGTTGGAGTCCAAAGATTCTGTATAGCTGATTTTTTAGTGGCCACTATAGAGGGTGGGTTAAAGACCAAGGGTTGCAAAATGAGTGTCCACTGACTGCATTAGACGGGTTGCCACTATAGTCAGGGTCTACAACTTTTCCTGCATAGAGAATTTAAGTGGCTACAATGAGCAtgtggccactatagacaggttgcCGCTtagacaggtttgactgtaATTAGAGCCAtttcaaaattgtatattttttagacACTCTACATAAACATAATACTATGACTATAATTATACATATAATTTAATAAGTATTAATATTATCTCTTAGGAGGAAGAGGATATAGATGAAGATGAAAGCTTTCTTGATCTGGAAGGGCTAAGGAATCTTCAAACAAACAAGGTTTGTACTTGCTTTACATGCTAATCACACCATTAAAACTGACTTAAAACAGTCttgatggtatgtcattggaaataacatAATAGATTTGGTAAATCTCAAGTCAGTTTCGCAGTTGTAACAATAGCAGTAGCAGCTTTTATTGATCCTAGTCCTGTTCTGTTGAACCATCTACAGCAGCGCTCAAGAGCAGGGAAttgttccataaagctgtttgtaagtttaGAGCATCAAGAACAAcaggtgaacctttcttacgggCTAAATCATCACCAATGATCAAGTGGTGAATATTCACCACACCAGTTATtctaaagtcactcttaacttacaaacggCTTTATGAGTGGCCCCCAGGGGAGGATGgaatgaaaggacttgtcagaagTTTTAtttgacaagtcctgttttatccagTAGTTACCATAATAATGATTCTCAGCCGATCAAAATCATGCAAAGTAGTCAGATCTTTGGCTTGGTGTGGTGTTGTTTTATTTGCTGTATAAAACTCACAACAAAATACATTGCACAAGATAtaatattaaatataaatacatgtatgtaaactcTTAAAAAGATTCGGATGGATCACTATTCAGAGTTGCTGATATAATGGCTCTGTTCTTCCTAGAGGTCCAGTAACAACGtgtgagacaaaaatgttgatgaaaggCTCCCCCatgtgggtgttttataaagctagCTGTAATTTACAAGCAACTTTACGAATGCCTGTAGACCTTCTCTTCTGGTGAATGATAtacatcatattttcattttttgcgtTGATTTTAATTCCTAATGAAGGATCACcagcaagggcgccggaagcggggggggcacttgcccccccaaataaaatttgtgcccccctgaaagtagaaaaatgataaattatttaagatACATTATTATAGTAAGCCTCTCGTCTTTCGACGAACAGtacctctgtgaaacatacctttgatacgccccttttccatcttattacagtgtgataacgtttaacctttcaatgaatacatttcagactaaaagcgaatggcaaattgatagtggtccaccaatgattaagtttataactctatgatgctggctgtgtcgtctgaCAAACGGGcagtcgcccagaaacgctcagaccggacccgatatcacaaACGCGCATGAACACTACTCGAGCAatatatggaatctatgtcatagctgtcaagcccagaaaccataacatctcgagaaacttgttttaattatttcattttgagctaaatataaattgagttaatacagtgctaacgagtcagtgccctaaagaaaataccaaggtcatttcaactcagtatagacatgttatcagaaaattacacgcagaataatcatgtgtagaggattataatttataatttgtgagaATGGAGAATCCCACTCAAAAGCAActtgagataatgtttagacatgaaaaaaataaaatcatttgtgAAAGTGTtttcttgaccggactcatatcatccgagatatgaataaaaatgtaaataaagaatataaaagaaaaaataagcgttacagtactgctctactataaaaaaaatcttaagatattttcacagccccgtattttcctctattccttttcattggcatgattggaaggcgttttgtctgatactatttcagctcatatgatatagcacttatgtattttagattccaaaacttcttcccaatacctgttactaatcacatcgagatggcagctatgttctctggttcatcccagcttttcttattcatggacgtttgcaaaaataaaaaaaaaacaatccgggagtgggtggggctgcaagacctaaattttcgaagaaacttaagagcgagggggtttgtgatgggggagcttgaacattttctagaataaaattgaaggatttcgtgcacatttttggtgaattttgccctctcgatcggcggcccccggctgcgtacggtcatgtttgtcatcttaaagtctttaaaaggcctatattacattggtttgaaacaatttcgtttgcaataaggctcgtaatttgctggaactgcgaccctgatcatgaagaaacaccagtctggttcagaagggaggaaacagaaggagcaaaaagaactccaagactgtttaattctcaagaaatttatttttgaatgctcttagaaacccaacttttatactcaatttttaaacaaagtccttaccgtgggggggggggggttccacagcctctcccgctcgatcgcttcggtatctctcactgtaaaaaatattgtgcccccttcgggatttgcCCCCCctaaactgaaagtgttccggcgcgcctgatcACCAGTCATTTGCAAGGTCTCtcataacttatgaacagctttataaaacatctACCAGATGAGGTGGAGTCATCCATTaacatttcaattaaatttagtactaataaaatcaattttatgatgCTTATCATTCCTAATATACCATCAAGTATAGTGCTCTTATTTTGATTATGGACAGTTTCACTGTGGCTTTTAATAAGTATTAATGTTAAGTTCAGTAAGGTCAATGgtattatttgtttcatgaaaactCCCATGGTCCTGTTACACAAAGTTTGTTGATCAATCGtaaacttgattttcatgattgattgtacattgtaatcaatgcagtaaatcatttaaaaagttAAAGATGATTGCTGAGCTACCTGTAACAAGGCCCCAGAAGACATTTAACATTTACAAGGTTTGATCTTTGACCTATGTACAGGAAACAGCAGAGAGCTCCAGGCCAGAAGAGATCATGGAGTCGTCCGTTGATGCTAATGAATGGAGGTTAGAGGTTGAAAGGGTCACACCTTCCCTAAAGGTAATTCCAAAAATCACTTAACGTTACCATGTTAACCTTTGGTATTGAGGGCAGGTTATTagcttattttcattatcactaTGCATTTACTTTCTACAAtgcaccaattcctttgaaaaggAAGGCAAGTCAAACCACAATAGACATCTGAGAGGTTTTTTGCTGACAGTTGGTGGATAGGGACAGCAGGTCGTTTGGAGATTTGCACTGACGAAAATAGGAAATATTTCGTTTGTCTAGAATCCAGtacgacactgctgttttgattctcTGATTTTCGACAAATGCTGTTTTGAAGGGCTTTTGAGTTGACAATAGTTTCTCAATGTTCCAGAAAACATCTGAGTAGTTATGAGGAAAATGCCCTATTAGGCCTAGGACTAAAACTCAAACAATTGATATATTTGATCGGTTTACTAGCAATTGGCAACGGAATACTACTTTTGACACTTATTGAATGTTGATAACTGATTTGAGACATTCGATTATCAAACTTAAATATTGCTATAATGTAAGCTTTGACTACAAAGTGCaagataaatgaaattttcGCTAAAATTTTATAAATACCAAACATTGTAACTCTTTCAATGATCACTGCTTAGTCAGCTCGCTTCTTATTCGTGGTCACTGTTAGGTCATGTAAATACATcaacttattttgttctttttgatAACCCAGGAACCttgattgtttgaatatttgattGCTTACCCAGGTGAACAATCGAATTGCATAAAAAAGGGTATTTGTCCCAGGCCAAGTTGTTTTGCACAAAGTATATAGCAAAAGGGCTTCAATGTCCCATCACTGCTCATCataataatttgataaaaagtcatgatgataatgatgaaaatgatttgttttgttttatttatttctcagCATATGAAAACCATATTCACATTGACAAAAAGACCATTGCATTGGGAGATAAGAACACATAGAACATAGGAACAAACCATAAACAAAATTTCAGAGTCCATCTAATATAATTAATATGTGTTGGAGTTAAAATTGCTTAGAAGAAATCATtccataattctatttttaaagCAAACAAAGAGTTATTTAAAATAAGTTGAAGCAAATTATGCTCCTattctatttttaaattaaCATCATTAGCtcatcaaaatattacaaacagTTTCATGTACCTTGATTATTCATTATGAATAGTATTTTGAGAGGATTAATATCTATTCTTTTATATGATAAATAACCGTCTATGATCATTCTTTAGGTTCACATTAGGACAGACAACAAGGATTGGAGAACCCATGTTGATCAGATGCACCAACACAAGGATGGCATTGAGACGGCTCTCTCAGAGACAAAGGTATGCCAATCTTCACAAAAGAGCTAATTGTGATGTAGATCATGTAACTGAAAGCATACTATCAATCGTTTTCACTTGCAATTAAATGTACAAATAGCATACTAATAGCAAATAGGCACAAGAGTAATGGTTCAAGATTTTGCATGATGCAGAAGGGAGATGCTCTACCCATTGAGGTAAAGCCTCTTTGAAGAGAGCGACTGTCTTTCACATAAATTCATAATATCCTACCATTGAACAAAAAggaaattgaattaattattcTCTTGTACAATGCCACAGATAAATTCATAAGTATGAACGTAACAAAGAATATATATGAAATTGCTCAAACTCTTTAATAAGCCTCTTTAATTGCCACCCGTTTTTTTAACCTTTgtacattttaaatttcaacatctgaaaataaatgaatgagttaaattgaattgaatattttttcaacaGAAATCTAGGAAAATGAAATACTTAAAAAAGTCCCTGAACAATATACTTGCATTtcgcatttagccagcaggctaTACACGTATTGCACCTCCATTTTTCCCGAGCGCAATGAGTTAAAtcatattgtgacgtcaccttatAAAGCCttgcaacggtacattttggattgTACATcgtgtgtgcaacggtacgattgtgtgacattcagcctctcatttgctcgcgtacaacaaaCTAAGGAGGCATTGTACAATGCATTTGGTTAGTACGTTCATATGGGTTAGAATGCTCCATGTTCAGCCTTTTGTTTGCTTGCATGCAACAAGCTTGCTAGGTGTTGTACAATATGTATATGATAAACCATGTACTATcagttaaaattttgattgtaTACCTATCAAATAATCTCTATGTCACCAGTGCTAATGTTGCCATTTTTCATGGCTGTGAGGGTTATATAACACAACACAGAATATGCTCAGCTtctggtgtgttggctcagttggtagagcatctgTCTCACAACTGGGAGGTTAGGAGTTTAAGTCCCGGCtgcatcagaccaaaagacgtcaaaaaatgggagttgctgctacccccTTTAAATGGTTATAGGGATAGAGACTTGTTGATCGGGTGCTGCACAGCATCTGCtgggcccatgatcaattgggcaaagcaaattttcagagtatttcatttcatgtatctttttcattcatcttttttATATACTATTTTAAGTAATCTTTGCTTTCTCACCAGGGTTACTATGTCAGACTATGCTTTAATAATGGAAACAAATGTCAGAACCATGAACATCCAGTTAGCATTGGTTGTTTTGATTCATATTTAATATGGTCTTTTGCTCCATCATTAGGGTTACCTTGACAAACTGCACAAGGAGATCACCAGGACATTAGAGAAGATAGGAAGCAGAGAGAAGTACATCAACAACCAGTTAGAACATTTACTACAGGACTTCAGAGGAACCCAGGATGGTTTAGCTGAGGTAGACTTTTAGAACATGTCTGTGTTTGTAGTGTAACATTGCCATCTATTCCAGTGCTTCGTATTTGCTCCTGCTGCAATTGCCCAGGCCTTATTTCATCTAAGATGAAGGGTTCGGGATAGGGTTGCATTGGGGTTTTAATTCAGGTTTAGGGGAGCCTATAGTGTTAAATTGATGGTCAAagttattcattcaattattgtGTGGAATTCATAGCTATGCAATAGTTGCTGGAGCAAGTGTTGTGGGACTGCTTAGAGGCATAACAATGTATTAAGTTCTTTATCAAAGcagattattattgttattattattaatactgaTTCAATTGACCACATTTTGCTATCATATTACCACCatattttcattccattttccACTCGTTACCATCATTTTACCATGATGTTATCCTACAGGTGAAGGAGCAATACAGGCAGGCCAGTGGTGGAGTGACAGATCGAACGAGACAGCTTGCTGAAGTGACAGAAGAATTGGAACGGATAAAACAAGAGATGGAGGAGAGGGGGTCAAGCATGACAGATGGATGTAAGTTCAAATACCtgtttatattgaaaaaaaaactctttttaTTAACTTTAGATTAATACGaattgtggtaa from Lytechinus variegatus isolate NC3 chromosome 8, Lvar_3.0, whole genome shotgun sequence includes the following:
- the LOC121420242 gene encoding intraflagellar transport protein 57 homolog, with protein sequence MGEEKGRDDSSEIGPGQMYQHYIIMEDLLDKLKLLSYEEEFLKELGFKPLSRHYFAIATNPGEQFYMFTSLSAWLISLSGKHFDRPQEYDDPNATIANILGEVRQLGAATDFPPNKLKTGHGEYCIYVLDKLADEALKKSGFKWGKPLYPEEETEEESTVDDDVELTLDKVDDEIAEEEDIDEDESFLDLEGLRNLQTNKETAESSRPEEIMESSVDANEWRLEVERVTPSLKVHIRTDNKDWRTHVDQMHQHKDGIETALSETKGYLDKLHKEITRTLEKIGSREKYINNQLEHLLQDFRGTQDGLAEVKEQYRQASGGVTDRTRQLAEVTEELERIKQEMEERGSSMTDGSPLVKIKQALQRLKNEVIQMDVRVGVVEQNLLQAKLKDKTNMQRDMNKPIGNGNDYDY